A window from Micromonospora terminaliae encodes these proteins:
- the folE gene encoding GTP cyclohydrolase I FolE — MAVSATEPDGDDALDYVAARLISGKLTGRPVEESVDLARIEKAVREILVAVGEDPDRDGLQQTPARVARAYAELFAGLRVDPAQVLSTTFEANHEELVLVRDIDVMSLCEHHLLPFRGSAHIGYIPGPDGRITGLSKLARLVEVFARRPQVQERLTSQIADLLMTKLAPRGVVVVLECEHMCMAMRGIQKSGAKTITSAVRGTLQNDAKSRAEAMALIIPR; from the coding sequence CTGGCCGTCTCCGCGACCGAGCCCGACGGGGACGACGCGCTCGACTACGTCGCCGCGCGCCTGATCAGCGGCAAGCTGACCGGGCGTCCGGTGGAGGAGAGCGTCGACCTGGCCCGCATCGAGAAGGCGGTCCGGGAGATCCTCGTGGCCGTCGGCGAGGACCCGGACCGGGACGGTCTCCAGCAGACGCCGGCCCGGGTCGCCCGCGCGTACGCGGAGTTGTTCGCCGGTCTGCGGGTGGACCCGGCGCAGGTGCTCAGCACCACCTTCGAGGCCAACCACGAGGAGTTGGTGCTCGTCCGGGACATCGACGTGATGAGCCTCTGTGAGCACCATCTGCTTCCGTTCCGGGGCAGCGCCCACATCGGCTACATCCCCGGCCCGGACGGGCGGATCACCGGCCTGTCCAAGCTGGCCCGGCTGGTCGAGGTGTTCGCCCGGCGCCCGCAGGTGCAGGAGCGGCTCACCTCGCAGATCGCCGATCTGCTGATGACCAAGCTGGCGCCGCGCGGCGTCGTGGTGGTGCTCGAGTGCGAGCACATGTGCATGGCGATGCGCGGCATCCAGAAGTCCGGCGCCAAGACGATCACCTCGGCGGTCCGGGGCACGCTCCAGAACGACGCGAAGTCGCGGGCCGAGGCGATGGCCCTGATCATCCCGCGCTGA
- the ftsH gene encoding ATP-dependent zinc metalloprotease FtsH codes for MERTRFFRRPVVWIILVILGAVVLSQLFTAGPSYHRVDTSVALDQLHTAKINKAVFQDKEQTLQLDLAQKTKFGDTTTDRIEAQFPYEVGGQVWNEVLDAKAANRVTGPADTKVSSDSIWVSLLVNLLPIALLVLLLLFFMSQMQGGGSRVLNFGKSKAKMITKDTPKTTFADVAGADEAVEELHEIKDFLQNPAKYQALGAKIPKGVLLFGPPGTGKTLLARAVAGEAGVPFYSISGSDFVEMFVGVGASRVRDLFEQAKSNAPAIVFVDEIDAVGRHRGAGMGGGHDEREQTLNQLLVEMDGFDTKGGVILIAATNRPDILDPALLRPGRFDRQIPVDAPDMEGRKAILRVHAKGKPFTPDVDLDSVARRTPGFSGADLANVINESALLTARKDQRAITNDSLEESIDRVIAGPQRRTRVMSDQEKKITAYHEGGHALVAWALPHAAPVHKVTILSRGRSLGHTLVLPTEDKYTQTRAEMIDTLAYALGGRAAEELVFHEPTTGAGNDIEKATQLARAMITQYGMSSKLGAIKYGTSGDEPFLGRNMGHERDYSDAVAAEIDGEMRALIELAHDEAWEILVEYRDVLDNIVLELMEKETLSTADMARICARVAKRPPMAPYHGFGKRQPSTEPPVLTPAEKETLKAQAQADGASVGGSPSNNSDGTH; via the coding sequence ATGGAACGTACGCGTTTCTTCCGCCGACCGGTGGTCTGGATCATCCTGGTCATCCTCGGCGCCGTTGTGCTCAGTCAACTCTTCACGGCTGGCCCGAGCTACCACCGCGTGGACACGTCGGTGGCGCTCGACCAGCTCCACACCGCAAAGATCAACAAGGCGGTCTTCCAGGACAAGGAGCAGACGCTCCAGCTCGACCTGGCCCAGAAGACGAAGTTCGGCGACACCACCACCGACCGGATCGAGGCCCAGTTCCCCTACGAGGTGGGCGGCCAGGTCTGGAACGAGGTGCTGGACGCCAAGGCGGCCAACCGGGTCACCGGCCCGGCCGACACCAAGGTCTCCTCGGACAGCATCTGGGTGAGCCTGCTCGTCAACCTCCTGCCCATCGCGCTGCTCGTGCTCCTGCTGCTGTTCTTCATGTCGCAGATGCAGGGCGGCGGCTCGCGGGTGCTCAACTTCGGCAAGTCCAAGGCGAAGATGATCACCAAGGACACGCCGAAGACCACCTTCGCGGACGTGGCCGGGGCGGACGAGGCCGTCGAGGAACTGCACGAGATCAAGGACTTCCTGCAGAACCCGGCGAAGTACCAGGCTCTCGGCGCCAAGATCCCGAAGGGCGTGCTGCTGTTCGGCCCGCCCGGCACCGGTAAGACCCTGCTCGCCCGCGCGGTCGCCGGTGAGGCCGGCGTGCCGTTCTACTCGATCTCCGGCTCGGACTTCGTGGAGATGTTCGTCGGTGTCGGCGCCAGCCGGGTCCGCGACCTCTTCGAGCAGGCCAAGTCGAACGCGCCGGCGATCGTCTTCGTCGACGAGATCGACGCCGTCGGCCGGCACCGCGGCGCCGGCATGGGCGGCGGTCACGACGAGCGGGAGCAGACCCTCAACCAGCTGCTGGTCGAGATGGACGGCTTCGACACGAAGGGCGGCGTCATCCTGATCGCCGCCACCAACCGGCCGGACATCCTCGACCCGGCGCTGCTGCGCCCGGGCCGCTTCGACCGGCAGATCCCGGTCGACGCCCCCGACATGGAGGGCCGCAAGGCCATCCTGCGGGTGCACGCCAAGGGCAAGCCGTTCACGCCCGACGTCGACCTCGACTCGGTCGCCCGGCGTACCCCCGGCTTCAGCGGTGCCGACCTGGCCAACGTGATCAACGAGTCCGCGCTGCTCACCGCCCGCAAGGACCAGCGGGCGATCACCAACGACTCCCTGGAGGAGTCGATCGACCGGGTGATCGCCGGTCCGCAGCGCCGGACCCGGGTGATGAGCGACCAGGAGAAGAAGATCACCGCGTACCACGAGGGTGGGCACGCGCTGGTCGCCTGGGCGCTGCCGCACGCGGCGCCGGTGCACAAGGTGACCATCCTGTCCCGGGGCCGGTCGCTGGGCCACACGCTGGTCCTGCCGACCGAGGACAAGTACACCCAGACCCGGGCCGAGATGATCGACACCCTGGCGTACGCGCTGGGTGGCCGGGCCGCCGAGGAGCTGGTCTTCCACGAGCCCACCACCGGCGCCGGCAACGACATCGAGAAGGCCACGCAGCTGGCCCGCGCGATGATCACGCAGTACGGCATGAGCTCCAAGCTCGGCGCGATCAAGTACGGCACCAGCGGCGACGAGCCGTTCCTCGGCCGCAACATGGGCCACGAGCGGGACTACTCGGACGCGGTGGCCGCCGAGATCGACGGCGAGATGCGGGCGCTGATCGAGCTGGCCCACGACGAGGCCTGGGAGATCCTGGTGGAATACCGGGACGTCCTGGACAACATCGTGCTCGAGCTCATGGAGAAGGAGACCCTCTCCACGGCCGACATGGCCCGGATCTGCGCCCGGGTGGCGAAGCGCCCGCCGATGGCCCCCTACCACGGCTTCGGCAAGCGTCAGCCCTCCACCGAGCCGCCCGTGCTCACGCCCGCCGAGAAGGAGACCCTCAAGGCGCAGGCCCAGGCCGACGGCGCCTCGGTCGGCGGGTCGCCCTCGAACAACTCGGACGGTACGCACTGA
- the hpt gene encoding hypoxanthine phosphoribosyltransferase, with the protein MADGSWYDADIDHVIISEAQIREKTAELAKQVSADYAHVEDGLLLVCVLKGAVMFMADFARALGRQGPPAELDFMAISSYGQGTTSSGVVRILKDLDRDIAGRHVVVVEDIVDSGLTLSWLLRYLESRSAASVEVVALFRKPDAIKVPVPVKYVGFDIPTEFVVGYGLDFGERYREVPYVGVLKPEVYARA; encoded by the coding sequence ATGGCTGACGGCTCCTGGTACGACGCCGACATCGACCACGTGATCATCTCCGAGGCGCAGATCCGCGAGAAGACCGCGGAACTGGCCAAGCAGGTCTCGGCGGACTATGCCCACGTCGAGGACGGTCTCCTGCTCGTCTGCGTGCTGAAGGGCGCGGTCATGTTCATGGCCGACTTCGCCCGCGCGCTGGGCCGCCAGGGCCCGCCGGCCGAGCTGGACTTCATGGCCATCTCCTCGTACGGCCAGGGCACCACCTCCTCCGGCGTGGTGCGGATCCTCAAGGACCTGGACCGGGACATCGCCGGCCGGCACGTCGTGGTCGTCGAGGACATCGTCGACTCCGGTCTGACCCTCTCCTGGCTGCTGCGCTACCTGGAGTCGCGCTCCGCGGCCAGCGTCGAGGTGGTCGCCCTGTTCCGCAAGCCGGACGCGATCAAGGTGCCGGTCCCGGTGAAGTACGTCGGCTTCGACATCCCGACCGAGTTCGTGGTCGGCTACGGCCTCGACTTCGGTGAGCGCTACCGCGAGGTGCCCTACGTCGGGGTGCTCAAGCCCGAGGTCTACGCCCGGGCCTGA
- a CDS encoding GlxA family transcriptional regulator, whose product MLRSVAVVALEEVAAFELGVVAEVFGTDRTADGFPGYRFDVCTVDGGPVRSRSGFLITPTADLTPIEDADLVAVPAHGDGTTPVPEPVLAALRRAADRGAWLLSVCSGAYVLGEAGLLDGRDCTTHWRHVDDLQERFPAARVQCNSLYVQDGRLLTSAGTAAGIDACLHLVRQAHGSATATRLARRMVVPPHRDGGQAQYVEAPIPKAPEAPTLEPVLEWLMGHLDRTVSVDELAARAGMAPRTFARRFRAETGTTPHDWLTNQRVLLARRLLEETRLSVETVADQAGFGDAAALRHHFTRRVGTTPHAYRTTFRERVEA is encoded by the coding sequence ATGCTTCGATCCGTCGCCGTCGTCGCCCTCGAAGAGGTCGCCGCGTTCGAACTCGGTGTGGTCGCCGAGGTGTTCGGCACCGACCGCACGGCCGACGGCTTCCCCGGCTACCGGTTCGACGTCTGCACGGTGGACGGCGGGCCGGTCCGCAGCCGTTCCGGCTTCCTGATCACCCCCACCGCCGACCTGACCCCCATCGAGGACGCCGACCTGGTGGCCGTGCCCGCCCACGGCGACGGGACGACGCCGGTCCCCGAGCCGGTGCTGGCCGCGCTGCGCCGGGCCGCCGACCGGGGCGCCTGGCTGCTCAGCGTCTGCTCCGGTGCGTACGTGCTCGGTGAGGCGGGACTGCTCGACGGGCGCGACTGCACCACCCACTGGCGGCACGTCGACGACCTCCAGGAGCGGTTCCCGGCGGCGCGGGTGCAGTGCAACTCGCTCTACGTGCAGGACGGGCGGCTGCTCACGAGCGCCGGCACCGCGGCCGGCATCGACGCCTGCCTGCACCTGGTCCGCCAGGCACACGGCTCGGCCACGGCCACCCGGCTGGCCCGCCGGATGGTCGTCCCGCCGCACCGCGACGGCGGGCAGGCCCAGTACGTCGAGGCGCCCATCCCGAAGGCGCCCGAGGCGCCCACCCTGGAGCCGGTGCTGGAGTGGCTCATGGGGCACCTGGACAGGACCGTGAGCGTGGACGAGCTGGCCGCCCGCGCCGGGATGGCGCCACGGACCTTCGCCCGCCGCTTCCGGGCCGAGACCGGCACCACGCCCCACGACTGGCTGACCAACCAGCGGGTGCTGCTCGCGCGGCGGCTGCTGGAGGAGACCAGGCTGAGCGTGGAGACCGTGGCCGACCAGGCCGGGTTCGGGGACGCGGCGGCGCTGCGTCATCACTTCACCCGCCGGGTCGGCACCACCCCGCACGCCTACCGGACCACCTTCCGCGAGCGCGTCGAGGCCTGA
- the tilS gene encoding tRNA lysidine(34) synthetase TilS produces MTGLAGDGPVLVACSGGADSLALAAATAFVAPRLGRRAGLVTVDHGLQPGSAQRAERVARWGREIGLDPVEVVPVTVAGRPGGPEAAAREARYDALLAAARRHSAAGLLLGHTRDDQAETVLLALARGAGPRGLAGMPPRRERDGVPLLRPLLDVPRDDTREACAALGLTPWEDPHNADPAYARSRVRADVLPALVRALGPGVVGNLARTARLLAADNAALDDVAAAGLSATRAAEGGLSVDGLAALPAAVRTRVLHAWARELGASPAALSHRHVAALDALVTDWHGQGAVHLPGGLLVRRHAGRLTT; encoded by the coding sequence TTGACCGGGCTTGCCGGGGACGGGCCGGTGCTGGTCGCGTGCTCCGGCGGCGCCGACTCGCTCGCCCTGGCCGCCGCCACCGCCTTCGTGGCACCGCGCCTCGGCCGCCGGGCCGGCCTCGTGACCGTCGACCACGGCCTGCAACCCGGCTCGGCCCAGCGCGCCGAACGGGTGGCCCGCTGGGGGCGCGAGATCGGGCTCGACCCCGTCGAGGTGGTTCCCGTGACCGTCGCCGGCCGGCCCGGCGGCCCCGAGGCGGCCGCCCGCGAGGCCCGGTACGACGCCCTGCTCGCTGCGGCCCGCCGGCACTCCGCGGCCGGGCTCCTGCTCGGGCACACCCGCGACGACCAGGCCGAGACGGTGCTGCTCGCGCTGGCCCGGGGCGCCGGCCCGCGTGGTCTGGCCGGCATGCCGCCGCGCCGCGAGCGGGACGGGGTGCCGCTGCTGCGCCCGCTGCTGGACGTTCCGCGCGACGACACCCGGGAGGCGTGCGCCGCGCTCGGGCTCACGCCGTGGGAGGACCCGCACAACGCCGACCCCGCGTACGCCCGCTCGCGCGTCCGTGCCGACGTGCTGCCCGCGCTGGTCCGGGCGCTCGGCCCGGGGGTGGTCGGCAACCTGGCCCGGACCGCCCGCCTGCTGGCCGCCGACAACGCGGCCCTGGACGATGTGGCCGCCGCCGGGCTCTCCGCGACCCGGGCCGCCGAGGGCGGGCTCTCGGTCGACGGCCTGGCCGCGCTGCCGGCGGCCGTACGCACCCGGGTGCTGCACGCCTGGGCCCGGGAGCTGGGCGCCTCGCCGGCCGCCCTGTCCCACCGGCACGTGGCGGCGCTGGACGCCCTGGTCACGGACTGGCACGGGCAGGGCGCCGTCCACCTGCCCGGCGGCCTGCTCGTCCGCCGCCACGCCGGCCGCCTCACCACCTGA
- a CDS encoding zinc-dependent metalloprotease gives MAQFVDWDLAAATAGALGKSGPRVSYAEATDVVGELRRLTEEAAGHVADYTGLRSQVTHPPVRVVDRRDWAAANIAGLREVITPLVDRLSGAKRPGPLTEAIGSRLTGVQAGTVLAYLSGRVLGQYEVFAGDPGQLLLVAPNIVEVERKLGADPRDFRLWVCLHEVTHRTQFTAVPWMRAYFLSEVQAFVDASQGGEHLLERLRRGVATLSDAVKDPESRASVLDIVQTPAQRAVLDRLTALMTLLEGHAEFVMDGVGPQVIPSVESIRAAFNRRREAGNPLEKAIRRVLGIEVKMRQYAEGRKFVHGVVDRVGMAGFNKIFSSPLTLPRLDELGDPDAWVARVHGGPASVPPSAG, from the coding sequence ATGGCGCAGTTCGTGGACTGGGATCTGGCCGCCGCGACCGCGGGGGCGCTGGGCAAGTCAGGCCCCCGGGTGTCGTACGCCGAGGCCACCGACGTGGTGGGCGAGTTGCGCCGGCTGACCGAGGAGGCCGCCGGGCACGTTGCCGACTACACCGGCCTGCGCTCCCAGGTCACCCACCCGCCGGTCCGCGTGGTCGACCGTCGGGACTGGGCGGCCGCCAACATCGCCGGGCTGCGCGAGGTGATCACCCCGCTGGTGGACCGGCTGTCCGGCGCCAAGCGCCCCGGGCCGCTCACCGAGGCGATCGGGTCCCGGCTCACCGGGGTGCAGGCCGGCACCGTGCTGGCCTACCTCTCCGGGCGGGTTCTCGGCCAGTACGAGGTCTTCGCGGGTGACCCCGGCCAGCTGCTGCTGGTCGCGCCGAACATCGTCGAGGTGGAGCGGAAGCTGGGGGCCGACCCCCGCGACTTCCGGCTGTGGGTCTGCCTGCACGAGGTGACGCACCGGACCCAGTTCACCGCCGTGCCGTGGATGCGGGCGTACTTCCTCAGCGAGGTCCAGGCGTTCGTGGACGCGTCGCAGGGCGGCGAGCACCTGCTGGAGCGGCTGCGCCGCGGCGTGGCCACCCTGTCCGACGCCGTGAAGGACCCGGAGAGCCGGGCCAGCGTCCTGGACATCGTGCAGACCCCGGCGCAGCGGGCCGTGCTGGACCGGCTCACCGCGCTCATGACCCTGCTGGAGGGGCACGCCGAGTTCGTCATGGACGGCGTCGGCCCGCAGGTCATCCCCAGCGTCGAGTCGATCCGGGCGGCGTTCAACCGGCGCCGCGAGGCGGGCAACCCCCTGGAGAAGGCGATCCGCCGGGTGCTCGGCATCGAGGTCAAGATGCGCCAGTACGCCGAGGGCCGCAAGTTCGTGCACGGCGTGGTGGACCGGGTCGGCATGGCCGGGTTCAACAAGATCTTCTCCTCGCCGCTCACCCTGCCCCGGCTCGACGAGCTGGGCGACCCGGACGCCTGGGTGGCCCGGGTGCACGGCGGGCCGGCGAGTGTCCCCCCGTCCGCCGGCTGA
- the dacB gene encoding D-alanyl-D-alanine carboxypeptidase/D-alanyl-D-alanine endopeptidase: MPPVGAAPLPPSPPPPPPRRSPVRLVAVLAGVLVLALAAVGLAVVRPGPVAGWLGGDDSPTAAAQPPEPPPPAVLGGADGNAPQPTPEGVRAALEPLVGAAALGDRVNVSVADVTTGEALYGRGQDSPTVPASVTKLATGVAVLAARGPAYRIPTRAVAGAAPGEVVLVGGGDPTLAVDKNGFYPGAARLDDLAAQVRKALGGTAPTKVTVDSSLFSGPVYEPGWDDDIPTGGFGAAITALMTDGARRDPAEARRTEEAMNHAAERVPQPDLTAGRQFAKLLGLTGAAAEVKRGTAPAASGATATGTPAPGAELGKVQSLPMVRLVDIMISDSDNVIAEAMARQVALAKGKPGSFAGGAAATDQVLGELGLPADEISLADGSGLSRTNRISPSLLTDLITLAGNGSHPDLAAIFGGLPVGGWSGTLDERYQASVTKAGAGVVRAKTGTLSGVNAIAGLVTTADGRLLTFAILTDRTPDSLDETRQALDRISSALAGCGCR, from the coding sequence GTGCCGCCGGTCGGCGCCGCCCCGCTCCCGCCGTCGCCCCCGCCCCCGCCCCCGCGCCGGAGCCCGGTCCGGCTGGTCGCGGTCCTGGCCGGCGTGCTGGTCCTCGCCCTGGCCGCGGTCGGGCTGGCCGTGGTCCGCCCCGGCCCGGTGGCCGGCTGGCTGGGCGGCGACGACAGCCCGACGGCCGCCGCGCAGCCGCCCGAACCGCCCCCGCCCGCCGTGCTGGGCGGCGCGGACGGCAACGCGCCACAGCCCACCCCCGAGGGGGTGCGCGCCGCGCTCGAACCGCTGGTCGGCGCCGCCGCGCTCGGCGACCGGGTGAACGTGTCGGTGGCCGACGTGACCACCGGTGAGGCCCTCTACGGCCGCGGGCAGGACAGCCCCACCGTGCCCGCCTCGGTGACCAAGCTGGCCACCGGGGTCGCCGTGCTGGCGGCGCGGGGCCCCGCGTACCGGATCCCCACCCGGGCGGTGGCTGGCGCGGCCCCGGGCGAGGTGGTCCTGGTCGGTGGCGGCGACCCCACCCTCGCGGTCGACAAGAACGGCTTCTACCCGGGCGCGGCCCGCCTGGACGACCTCGCCGCCCAGGTGCGCAAGGCGCTCGGCGGCACCGCCCCGACCAAGGTCACCGTCGACTCGTCCCTGTTCAGCGGCCCGGTCTACGAGCCCGGCTGGGACGACGACATCCCGACCGGCGGGTTCGGGGCGGCGATCACCGCACTGATGACCGACGGCGCGCGGCGGGACCCGGCGGAGGCCCGCCGGACCGAGGAGGCCATGAACCACGCGGCCGAGCGGGTGCCGCAGCCGGACCTGACCGCCGGCCGGCAGTTCGCCAAGCTCCTGGGGCTCACCGGGGCCGCCGCCGAGGTGAAGCGGGGCACCGCTCCCGCGGCCTCCGGCGCGACCGCCACCGGCACGCCCGCCCCCGGCGCCGAGCTGGGCAAGGTCCAGTCGCTGCCGATGGTCCGCCTGGTCGACATCATGATCAGCGACAGCGACAACGTGATCGCCGAGGCCATGGCGCGCCAGGTCGCGCTCGCCAAGGGCAAGCCGGGCTCGTTCGCCGGCGGTGCGGCCGCCACCGATCAGGTGCTCGGCGAGCTGGGGCTGCCGGCCGACGAGATCAGCCTGGCGGACGGCAGCGGCCTGTCCCGCACCAACCGGATCAGCCCCTCGCTGCTCACCGACCTGATCACGCTGGCCGGCAACGGGAGCCACCCCGATCTGGCCGCGATCTTCGGCGGCCTGCCCGTGGGCGGCTGGTCCGGCACCCTCGACGAGCGCTACCAGGCGTCGGTGACGAAGGCCGGCGCCGGCGTCGTCCGGGCGAAGACCGGCACGCTCAGCGGGGTGAACGCCATCGCCGGGCTGGTCACCACGGCCGACGGCCGGCTGCTCACCTTCGCGATCCTCACCGACCGCACCCCGGACAGCCTCGACGAGACCCGGCAGGCCCTCGACCGGATCTCCTCCGCGCTGGCCGGCTGCGGCTGCCGCTGA
- a CDS encoding inorganic diphosphatase, giving the protein MDFDVTVEIPKGHRNKYEVDHATGRIRLDRTLFTSTQYPADYGFIEGTLGEDGDPLDALVLVPEPTFPGCLIRCRTIGMFRMTDEKGGDDKVLCVPYEDPRQEHLRDIHHLGEFDRLEIQHFFEVYKDLEPGKSVEGATWVGRTEAEAEIVASYQRAKEAAERGETLH; this is encoded by the coding sequence ATGGATTTCGACGTCACGGTTGAGATCCCCAAGGGTCACCGCAACAAGTACGAGGTGGACCACGCGACCGGCCGGATCCGGCTGGACCGCACCCTCTTCACCTCCACCCAGTACCCGGCCGACTACGGCTTCATCGAGGGCACCCTCGGTGAGGACGGCGACCCGCTGGACGCGCTCGTGCTGGTGCCCGAGCCCACCTTCCCCGGCTGCCTGATCCGCTGCCGCACCATCGGCATGTTCCGGATGACGGACGAGAAGGGCGGCGACGACAAGGTCCTCTGCGTGCCCTACGAGGATCCGCGCCAGGAGCACCTGCGGGACATCCACCACCTGGGTGAGTTCGACCGCCTGGAGATCCAGCACTTCTTCGAGGTCTACAAGGACCTGGAGCCCGGCAAGTCGGTCGAGGGCGCGACCTGGGTGGGCCGCACCGAGGCCGAGGCCGAGATCGTGGCCTCGTACCAGCGCGCCAAGGAGGCCGCCGAGCGCGGCGAGACCCTGCACTGA
- the eccD gene encoding type VII secretion integral membrane protein EccD, translating into MTSGLARVTISAPRRRVDVALPEQVPLAELLPEVLRHAGEGLADDGERHGGWVLRRTDGGALATAQALLPQGVRDGEVLHLVPARAQWPELEYDDVTEAIADGARRRGAAWSPGATRAAALAGAGVPLVVGLLAVLAAGPGPHSVWPVAAVVALLLVLAATAASRAFGDGPVGATLGGYALPWAAAAGALAVGSGDPAGPLATMRWVGAPELLAGSVALLLASVLALLGVASRSRVFLAGATTGAAGAAAGLGGLFLGPAGTAAVLLCALVFALGGLPLLALRLGKVPLPPITLPAPAGGPPGVRDLPDRARVHAAVARTEEMLTGMLVGHAVLAVVATAVLATTGGTAGRLLVAVGCGVLLLRSRLFVAVRHRVPAVAAGLAGYALLGAMLADRAGPAGRLALTVGGVAVALLAVAAGATYARRPVSPYLGRLADLTDTALVVAVVPVACAVLDLYDRARGLLG; encoded by the coding sequence ATGACAAGCGGGCTGGCCCGGGTCACGATCAGCGCCCCCCGGCGGCGGGTCGACGTGGCCCTGCCGGAGCAGGTTCCCCTGGCCGAGCTGCTGCCCGAGGTGCTCCGGCACGCCGGTGAGGGGCTGGCCGACGACGGCGAACGGCACGGCGGCTGGGTGCTGCGGCGGACCGACGGCGGCGCGCTGGCCACCGCGCAGGCGCTGCTGCCCCAGGGCGTCCGCGACGGCGAGGTGCTGCACCTCGTCCCGGCCCGTGCCCAGTGGCCCGAGCTGGAGTACGACGACGTGACCGAGGCGATCGCCGACGGCGCCCGCCGCCGTGGCGCCGCCTGGTCGCCCGGTGCCACCCGGGCCGCCGCCCTGGCCGGGGCCGGCGTGCCACTGGTCGTCGGGTTGCTCGCCGTGCTGGCCGCCGGCCCCGGGCCGCACAGTGTCTGGCCGGTCGCCGCCGTGGTGGCCCTGCTCCTGGTGCTGGCCGCCACCGCCGCCTCCCGGGCCTTCGGCGACGGGCCGGTCGGCGCCACCCTCGGCGGGTACGCACTGCCCTGGGCCGCCGCGGCCGGCGCGCTGGCGGTCGGCTCCGGCGACCCGGCCGGCCCGCTCGCGACAATGCGCTGGGTCGGCGCGCCCGAACTGCTCGCCGGCTCGGTGGCGCTCCTGCTCGCGTCGGTGCTCGCCCTGCTCGGGGTGGCCAGCCGGTCCCGGGTCTTCCTGGCCGGCGCGACGACCGGGGCGGCCGGCGCGGCGGCCGGTCTCGGCGGGTTGTTCCTCGGCCCGGCCGGCACCGCCGCTGTGCTGCTCTGCGCGCTGGTCTTCGCGCTCGGCGGGCTGCCGCTGCTGGCCCTCCGGCTCGGCAAGGTGCCGCTGCCGCCGATCACCCTGCCCGCGCCGGCCGGCGGGCCGCCGGGTGTCCGCGACCTGCCCGACCGGGCCCGGGTGCACGCGGCCGTGGCCCGCACCGAGGAGATGCTGACCGGGATGCTGGTCGGGCACGCGGTGCTGGCCGTCGTAGCCACCGCGGTGCTCGCCACCACCGGCGGTACGGCCGGGCGGCTGCTCGTGGCGGTCGGCTGCGGGGTGCTGCTGCTGCGTTCCCGGCTCTTCGTGGCGGTCCGCCACCGGGTGCCCGCCGTCGCGGCCGGGCTGGCCGGGTACGCCCTGCTCGGCGCGATGCTCGCCGACCGGGCCGGTCCGGCCGGCCGCCTGGCGCTGACCGTCGGCGGGGTGGCCGTGGCCCTGCTCGCCGTGGCGGCCGGCGCCACGTACGCCCGCCGGCCCGTCTCCCCGTACCTCGGGCGGCTGGCCGACCTGACCGACACCGCGCTGGTGGTGGCGGTGGTCCCGGTCGCCTGCGCGGTGCTCGACCTCTACGACCGGGCCCGCGGCCTGCTGGGCTGA